From the Tepidamorphus gemmatus genome, the window AACTCGGCCAGACGCTCATCTATGTCACCCACGACCAGGAGGAGGCAATGTCGGTCGCCGACCGCATGGCGATCCTGGAACAGGGCAAGGTCCGCCAGATCGACCGACCCGAGGCGATCTATGACCGTCCGGCAAGCCGCTATGTCGCCCGTCTGGTCGGCTCGCCGCCGATCAACCTGTTGCCGGGCCGCGTGCGCGAGGGCCGTTTCGAGAGCGAGGACGGCAGGCTCACGCTGCCGCTCGGCCGTGGCCCGATCGATCATGCCGCGCCGGTCGATCTCGGCGTCCGGCCCGAGGATGTCGAGATCTTGGCGCCCGAGACCGACGGCGCGGCGACGGCGGCCGTCTACGAGGTCGAGCCGCTCGGCGGCTTCACCGTCGTCGACGTCGAGTTCTCGGGCCAGGTGCTGCGCGCCATGGTCCGCGGCCAGCCGCGGCTGAAGCCGAAGGAGCCGGTTGGCCTCACCATCCGGCCCGAGCGGGTGCATCTGTTCGCCCGCGACACGGGCGCCGCCCTGTTCCGGGAGGCGCGGGGATGAGGAGCTGGGACACACGATCCTGTCGGCATCATCGCGGCCCGGGCGTCGCCCAGGAGCCGGGATCGCGACGCTGCCGGCGGATGATCCATCACGATCCCGGATCGGCCTGCGGCCGTCCGCGATGACGACAGAGCAAGCCAGGACAAGAACCAGCCCAGGGAGTAACGACAACATGGCCGACAGCATGGGCTTTCATCCGGACCCCGAGGTGCGCACGCGCGATCTGGCGATCGGCTGCATCGGCGCCGGCATGATCATGGCGGAGTGTCATCTGGCCGCCTACAGGCAGGCCGGCTTTCCGGTCGCCGCCATCGCCTCGCGCACCAGGGCCAATGCCGCGAAGGTCGCCGAGCGCTGGGGCATCGGCAAGGTCCACGACACGCCGCAGGCGCTGATCGAGGATCCGGCGATCGAGATCCTCGACATCGCCTTTCCGCCGGATCAGCAGCCGGATCTGATCCGGCACGCGCTGAAGCAGCCGCACATCAAGGGTATCCTCGCCCAGAAGCCGCTGTCGCTGACGCTCGCCGAGGCGATCGCGCTCAGGGACGAGGCGAAGGCGGCCGGCAAGGTCCTCTCCGTCAACCAGAACATGCGCTACGACCAATCGATGCGCGTGCTCAAGGAGATCCTCGACCGGGGCGACCTCGGAACCCCGGTCTTCGCGCAGATCGACATGCATGCCATCCCGCACTGGCAGACCTTCCTCGAGGGCTACGACCGGCTGACGCTCGCCAACATGAGCGTCCACCACCTCGATGTGCTGCGTTTCCTGTTCGGTGATCCCGACGAGATCTTCACGACCACCCGCAAGGATCCGCGCACCCGCTTCGAGCATACCGACGGCATCACCCTCTCGACGCTGAAGTTTCCCTCCGGCCTGTTGGCGCTGTCGCTCGAGGATGTCTGGTCCGGCCCTCGCCAGGAGGGCTACCGCGACGACCAGTACATCGGCTGGCGTGTCGAGGGTACCGACGGCGTCGCCAAGGGTACGATCGGCTGGCCGACCGGTACCGCCTCGACGCTCACCTATGCCTCGACCAGGACGACCGGCGGCGAATGGGTGACGCCGAGCTGGGACACCATGTGGTTCCCGCACGCCTTCATCGGCGTGATGGAGCAGCTTCAGCACGCCGTGAAGACCGGGACGCCGCCGGCCCTCACCGTCGCGGACAACGTCAAGACCGTGGCGCTGATCGAGGCCGGCTACCGCTCGATGGCCGAGAACCGGCCAGTGAAGCTTTCCGAGATCCCGGTCTGAATCGGACCACTCACACCGAACACACCGACACACCAAGGGAGACCTGACGCCATGATGCAGGTGGGCATTTTCACCGGATACTTCCCCTACGGCCTCGAGGAGACCGCGAAGCGGATCCGCGCGCTCGGCTTCAACACCGTCCAGCTCGACATGCATTTCAAGGATATCGACGTCTCGGCCGGACAGATCACCAAGGAAAAGTGCGTGCGGATCCGCGAGACCTTCCGTGATCACGACCTGCCGATCTGCTGCATCTCCGGCTACACGAACATCGTCCACCCGGACAAGGCGGAGCGCGAGAAGCGGGTCGGCTATCTGAAGGAGATCATCCGCCACGCCCGCCTGCTCGGCACGCCCTATGTCATTTCCGAGACGGGCACCTTCAACACCGAGAGCGACTGGGTTCACCACCCGAAGAACAAGACCGAGGAAGGGTTCGAGGAGTGCCGCAAGGTCATCGCCGATCTCGCCCAGCACGCCTATGACCACGGCGCGGTGTTCCTGCTCGAGACCTATGTCAACAACGTCGTCGGATCCGTCGAGGAGACGGTGCGGATGTTCGCGCAGGTCGATCATCCCGGTCTCGGCCTGCTGATGGATCCGACCAACTACTTCGAGACCCACAACATCGACAACATGGACAAGGTCCTGAACCAGGTCTTCGACACGCTGTCCGACAAGATCAAGATCGCCCATGCCAAGGACGTCAAGCGCTCGGGCGACGACAAGTCGGAGAAGCACGCCGACATCGGCGACGACGATGCACTCGAGTCGCACACCTTCCGCGGCGTCGGCGAGATCGAGCTGCCGGCACCGGGTCTCGGTTCGCTCAACTACGACCTCTACCTGAAGCGCCTCTCCGAGAAGCATCCGAACATCTCCGTGATCATCGAGCATCTCGACGAGGCCGACGTGCCGCGCGCCAAGAAGTTCCTCGACGGCAAGCTGAGGGCGAACGGGCTTTGAGGACCAACGGGCAGATCGATCCGCGCGTCATCCCGGGCGGCCGCAGGCCGATCCGGGAGCGGGATGCCCGACAGGGCGCGCAATCCCGAGCATGGCTCCTCGCCTCGTTGCGGCCGGGATGACGCAGGTTTCGCGTTCGCGGCGCTGGCGTCCCGCGACCCGTCAGCCCCGGCCTCGGTCCGCGGGGCCGCTGAGGACGTGACAGCTGCCGGGATTGTCGAGGGCGAGGGGGGCCGCGGCGAGGCGTAACGAGTACTGGAGACGTCGACATGGTGAAGCTTTATGGGCGTGCGATGTCGCGGCGCGACGTCGCCCGCCACGCAGGAATGCTGTCCCAGTTTGCAGGCGTCCGTCTGATGACGCTGGGCGACGGCGTGGAGCGCGGCATCCGCATGCTGGAATTCCGGACCGGTACCGGCTTGCGGTTCACGGTGCTGGTCGACCGGGCGCTCGACGTTGCCGACTGCGAGTTTCGGGGGGCGGCGATCGGCTGGCATTCGCCGGCGGGATTCCGCCATCCCGCCCTGCACGAGTACGAGGGCGAGGGCGGCCTTGCCTGGTTGCGGTCGTTCTCCGGGCTGATGGTCACCTGCGGGCTCGATCACACGCTGTTCATGGATTCCGATCCGGCCGACCATTACGTCTACGGCCCGCGCAAGAGCGTCGACAGTTCCCTGCACGGACGGATCGGCACGATCCCGGGCCGGCTCACCGGCTATGGCGAGAGCTGGGACGGCGATGACTGCACGCTCTGGTGCGAGGGCATCGTCCAGCAATCCACCGTGTTCGGCGAGGACCTGCACCTGATCCGCCGGATCGAGGCGAAGGTCGGGGCGAACGAGTTCGTCCTGAAGGACCGGGTGGTCAATCACGGCTTCTACGACACCCCGCACATGTTCCTCTACCACATCAATGTCGGCCATCCGGTGCTGGCGGAAGGCAGCCGATATCTGGCGCCGATCCGCAAGACCGTGTGGGCGGCCCATGCCGGCGACAACTACCGCCGGCAGGGCGTCGGCTATCGGACGCTGCCCGCCCCCCGGTCGAATTTCCACGAGCAGGTCTGGGAGCACGAGATGTCCGCGGACGCCGACGGCAAGGTGCCTGTCGCGCTGGTCAACGACAGCTTCGACGGCGGCCGCGGCCTCGGCTTCCTTGTCGAGACCGCCAAGGCCGAGTTCCCGGCCCATTTCGAGTGGCAGAACCTTCAGGAGGGGCAGTATGCCCTCGGCATCGAACCCTCCACCAACCATGTGCTCGGCAAGCCGTTCGCACGCGAGCGCGGCGAGCTGATCCGTCTCTCCCACGGCGAGGAGCGGCGCTACACGACCCGCTTCGCCGTGCTCGACGGCGCGGACGAGATCGCTGCCGCCGAGGCGCGGATCCGAGCCATAGCCGGTCAGCCCGACGAGGATTACCCGGTGCCGACCGGCGAATGGGAGGCAATCGGCCGATGAACGTCAACGCGGTGACCGGCGATGCTCCGGTCTGGGAGGCGAGCATGGATTTTTCGGGCAGGACCGTCCTTCTGACCGGCGGCGCCGGCGGGCTCGGCATCGACATCGCGCTTGCCTTTGCCGATGCGGGCGCGAGGGTGATTGCCCTCGACATCCGCGACGATCGCGGCGCCGATCTCCTCTCCCGCGCCGTCGGCACGACCGGCGAGGTGCTCTACGAGCATGTCGATCTCTCGCAGCTCGACGCGCTGCCGGGCGAACTCGACCGCATTGTCTCGGCGCATGGCCCGGTCGACATCCTGATCAACAACGCCGCGATCTATCCGGCGAGGCCGTTCGATGAGTACACGGTCGAGGACTACCGCGCCGTCCAGGCGGTCAATGTCGATGCCCATGTGCAGTGCATGCTGTCGCTGGCGCCAGGCATGCGGGCGCGCGGCTGGGGGCGCATCATCAATGTCGCCTCGATCACCTTCTATGGCGGCTGGGACAAGCTGTTCCCCTATGTCGCCTCGAAGGGGGCGCTGGTGGGACTGACCCGCGCCTGGGCGCGCGAACTCGGCCCCTTCGGCATCACTGTCAATGCGATCGCGCCGGGCGCCTTCCCCACCGACGCGGAGAAGATCCACCCCGATCCCGAGGGATATGCCCGCTTCGTGCTGGAGCATCAGTCGCTGAAGCGCCGCGGGTCGCCGCGCGACATCGCCGGCACGATGATGTTCCTCGCCTCCGACTACTCGGCCTTCATCACCGGCCAGACCCTCAATGTCGACGGCGGCTGGGTGATGAAGTGACATGGGGCGGAGTGCCGGTCGGATGGCTCCATGCCCGACCCGCGCGCGGCACGGGCCACCGGTTCCCGCGAGGGGAGAGGGTATCCGTGGCGATGCACCGGCCATGCAACCCGACCCCCATGGGAAGACGCGGCACCGTGTCCGGGCTCGCACGATACCCTCTCCCCCTGCAGGAGGGGGTTGGCCCGAACGGTCGGCGTGAGCGGCCGCGAGCCGTACGACAGCAAGTTTGGGGCGCCTCGCCGCTCGTCACGTCAGGTTTCGAGGATGAATGAAATGGGCGTACTTTCCGGCTACCGGGTTCTGGACTGCTCGATCGCCATGGCCGGTCCGTTCGCGGCGCAGCGCATGGGCGATCTGGGCGCTGACGTCATCAAGGTCGAGCCCGTCACCGGCGAGTGGCAGCGCCACACGGCGGCGGGCGGCGCGCGCGGCAATCGCATCAACGTCTCGTTCCTGTCGCTGAACCGAAACAAGCGCAGCCTCGCGGTTGACCTCAAGCGTCCGGAAGGCAGGCAGATCCTGCTCGACCTGGTGAAGACCGCCGACGTCTTCCTGCAGAATTACCGTCCCGGCGTCGCCGAGCGCCTCGGCGTCGACTACGGGACGCTGTCGGCGATCAATCCGCGCCTCGTCTACGTATCCATGTCGGGCTATGGTGAGGATGGACCCTACCGCGACAGGCCGGGTCAGGACCTGATCCTGCAGGGCATGAGCGGCGCGATGCTGTCGGCGGGCCGCGAGGGGGAGCCACCGACGCCGGCCGGGCAGTTCCTGGTCGATGCCGTTACCGCCTATACGGCCTTCGAGGCGGCGCTCGCCGCGCTGTTGCACCGCGAGCGCACCGGAGAAGGGCAGCGCGTCGATGTCAACATGCTCGATGCCATCACCACCCTGCAGATGCAGGAACTGTCGGTGTTCACCATCGCCGGCAAGCCGCAGACCCGTTCGGCCGAGCCGCACGCCCACGTCTATATCCGCGCGCCCTATGGCGCCTTCGCCACCAGCGACGGCTACATCATCGTCGCCTTCCCGCCGTTGCGGAAACTCGGCGAGGTGATCGGCGAGCCATCCTTCCTGACGATGAATGACGAGACCGACGGCTGGACGCGGCGCGACGAGATTTTTGCCAAGACCCGCGAGAAGCTGAAGGAGCGCTCCAGCGCGGACTGGCTGAAGCTGTTCGCCGAGGCCGACATCTGGGCGGGCCCGGTCTATGGCTATGCCGAGCTGGTCGACGACCCGCAGATCCGCCACAACGGCACCTTCGTCGAGTACGATCACCCGACAGAGGGCCGGGTGAAGATGCCGGGCTTCCCGTTCCGCATGTCGAAGACGCCCGCCCGCGTCTATCGCGGTGCGCCGGTCGTCGGCGAGGATACGCGGCAGATCCTGCGGGAGATCGGTTACGACGAGGCCCGCATCGACTCGCTGTTGGCCGAGACGGTCGTCGCCGAGGAAAGACCGTGAGCGCGCCGCACTATCTCGGACTGACCTGGGATCATCCGCGCGGCTACAACGCGCTGGCCGCCGCCGCGGCGGCCCTCGATCCGGTTCGCGACGGACTGTCCATCGCCTGGTCGAGGCAGCCGCTCGAGGGTTTCGAATCCCACCCCATCGATGATCTCGCGGCCCGATTCGACATCGTGGTGATCGATCACCCCCATGTCGGCGAGGCAGTCGCCAAGGACTGCTTCTTCGCGCTCGAGGATCTGTTCGCAGCGGCGGAGATCGCCGGCTGGTCCACCGCCACCATCGGCCCCTGCCTGTTGAGCTACCGCTATGCCGGACGCCACTGGGCGCTGCCGCTCGATGCCGCGACACAGGTCATGGCCTGCCGGCCTGAGCGGCTTGACGAAGCCTTGCCGCGGACCTGGGACGAGGTGGTCACCGTCGCCAGGCGCAGACCGGTCGCCCTGTCGCTCGCGGGGCCCCATGCGATCCTCTCGTTCATGAGCCTGTGCGTGGCGCTGGGCGAGCCGCCGGCGAGCCGTGATCCGGGACGCTTCGTGTCGGCGGAAACGGGCACGGCCGCCCTCGAGATCATGGCAGCCCTCGCCGCGACGACGCCGGACTGGACGAAGCCGCTCAACCCGATCGGTCTGCTCGAGGCCATGGCACAGGACGCGGATCTGGCGCTCGTGCCGCTGGTCTACGGCTATGTCAACTATGCTGCGCCGGCCGATCCCGCCCGTCTTGCCGTCCGCTTCGCCGACGCCCCGGTGGTCGCGGGGGTCGGGCGACCCGGCTCGACGCTCGGCGGTACCGGCATCGCCGTCAGCCGCCGGGCCGAGGTAACGCCGGCGCTGCTCGACCATCTGCGCTGGCTGATGTCGAGCGAGACCCAGACGGCGTTCATCCCTGCCCATGACGGCCAGCCGAGCCGGCGCGACGCCTGGGCCGACGCCGCGGTCAACGCCCGCTGGGGCGGGTTCTACCGCGACACCGCCGCGACGCTGGAGGCGGCCTGGGTGCGGCCGCGCTTCCACGGATACATCCCGTTCCAGACGCGGGCCTCGGCCATCCTGCGCGAGGCGCTGAGCGCTCGCACACCCGCAGCTGCGACGCTGGCAAGGCTTCAGGACGCCTATGCCGCCGCCCGACCGGACGGAGCGGAAATATGAGGAGCACGACCACGGCTTTCCTCGTCCCGGCGCCAGCCTGTGACGGCATCTTGGCGCTGATGCAGGAGACAGACACATGGACACCGTAACCCTCGACGTCGACGGCCATGTCGCCGTCATCACCCTGAATCGGGCCGACAAGCTCAACGCCATGACGCCGGAGATGACCGACGCCCTGCGCCGACATGTCGCGGCGGTCAACGGTGACGATGACGTCCGCGCGGTGGTGCTGACCGGAGCGGGGCAGAAGGCGTTCTGCGCCGGCAGCGACATTCGCGAACTCGATGCCTATCCGACGGCCTGGTCGTTCCGCGGCCGGCCGGACTATTGCGATGCGGTGCGCAGCCTGACCAAGCCGTCGATCGCCGCGGTCAATGGCTACGCGTTCGGCGGCGGGCTGGAGATGGCGCTGTCCTGCGACATCCGCATCGCCTCGGCCAATGCCCGCTTCGCTGCTCCCGAGATCAAGCTCGGTTGGATCGGCGGCGGCGGCATGACCGCGCTGCTCGCCCATTCGATCGGTCCGTCGAATGCCGCACTGATGGTGATGACCGGCGATCCGATCGCTGCCGAGCGGGCTCTGTCCTGGGGGCTCATCAGCGAGATCGTCGAGCCCGACATGCTGATCGGACGGGCCCGCGAGATTGCCGCCACCATCGCCAGCCGCGCCCCGATCGCGGCGGAGACTGCCAAGCTCAACCTCAAGGCCGCCTTCGCCATGCCGCTCGAAAACGCCATCCAGTACGAGCGCGACCTTCAGACCGTGTGCTTCGCCACCGAGGACGCGGCCGAGGGCCGGCGTGCCTTCAAGGAAAAGCGACCGCCGGTATTCCGCAGGCGTTGACGAAAGCGCCCTCGCGCGGTCTCTTGCCGCGCGAACGGAACGGTCGCCGCGCATCGGCGACCGCCGCATTCCATCACCAAGGAGACCGAAGTGACGGCGAGACACGACAACCTGATCGGTGGCAAGTGGGTTCAGGGCAGCGAATACGCGCCGAATGTCAATCCGTCCGACCTGAGCGACATCGTCGGCGAGTACGCGCGCGCCACTGCTGCTGACACCCATGCCGCGATCGCGGCGGCGAAGGATGCGCTGCACGCCTGGTCGCGCTCCACCCCGCAGCAGCGCTTCGACCTGCTCGACGCCGCCGGCACCCGCATCCTCGCCGAGAAGGAGCGGCTCGGCCGGCTGCTGTCGCGCGAGGAGGGCAAGACCCTGGCCGAAGGTATCGGAGAGGCGGCCCGTGCCGGTCAGATCTTCAAGTTCTTCGCCGGCGAGGCGCTGCGCTCGGGCGGCGAGGCGATCACCTCCGTCAGGCCCGGTGTCGGCATCGAGATCACCCGCGAGGCAGTTGGCGTGGTCGGCCTGATCACGCCCTGGAACTTCCCGATCGCCATCCCCGCCTGGAAGATCGCGCCGGCGCTTGCCTGGGGCAACACGGTGGTGCTGAAGCCGGCCGACCTCGTACCCGGATCGGCCCATGCGCTGGTGGAGATCCTGGTCGATGCCGGCCTGCCTGCCGGCGTGCTCAATCTGGTGATGGGGCGTGGATCGGTCGTCGGCGAGGCGATCATCGGCTCGCCCGACGTCAACGCGATCAGCTTCACTGGCTCCGTCCAGACCGGCAAGCGCATTGCGCTTGCCTGCGCCGAGAGCGGCAAGAAGCTGCAGATGGAGATGGGCGGCAAGAACCCGCTGGTCGTCCTCGACGACGCCGACCTCGATGTCGCGGTCGGCGCTGCCGTCAACGGTGCCTTCTTCTCCACCGGCCAGCGTTGCACCGCCTCCTCGCGGCTGATCGTCACCGAGAAGATTCACGACCGCTTCGTCGAGGCGATGACGGCGAAGCTCAAGACCCTGAGGATCGACAACGCGCTCAAGCAGGGCACGGACATCGGACCGGTCGTCGACGAGAAGCAGCTCGAGCAGGATCTGCGCTACATCGCGCTGGCCCGTGAGGAGGGCTGCGAGGTGATCGGCGGCGAGCGGCTCAACCGCGAGACCGAAGGCTACTATCTTGCGCCCGCGCTCCTGGTCGGCGCCAACAACCGGATGCGCACCAGCCGCGAGGAGATCTTCGGCCCCGTCGCCAGCGTCATCAAGGTCGGTGATTACGACGAGGCCCTCGCGGTCGCGAACGATACCGACTTCGGGCTGTCCGCGGGCATCTGCACCACCTCGCTGAAATACGCCTCGCACTTCAAGCGCAACGCAGAGGCCGGCATGGTCATGGTCAATCTGCCGACGGCGGGCGTCGACTATCATGTTCCCTTCGGCGGCCGGAAAGGCTCCTCGCACGGACCGCGCGAACAGGGCGCCTATGCGCGCGAGTTCTACACCACGGTCAAGACCGCCTACACGCTGGCCGGGTAGATCAGGCCGGCTGGATCGGGCCGGGTAGACCGGCCCGGTCCGCACGGCCGGTATCATCATCGGCGTCATCGCGCCGGGGCCTCGTGCGGATGGGGATCGCGCCGGCGCAGGTCTCCTGCAGGGCGGAGCATTCCGCGATGTCCCGCGCCGCCCCCTGCACATCGAGCTCGCCGCCGGAGATGTCGAGCCCGGCGCAGACGCCGCGACCCGAGCCGGAGAGGATCGCCACGCCGACGGTCGGATCCTCGCCGATTTCCTGCAACAGCGTCGCGAGATGCCGCATCCCGGCCCGGGTCATCGCGGTCAGCCGTTGCGGGCGGTCGTGGCGCAGCATGGCCATGCGGTCGGTGGCGCGCTCGAACACCGCATCGCCACGCGGATCGGGTCGTGTCACCGGTGATGTCCTCTCAGTCGGCGGCCAGGACCGAGCGCAGCTCGCGCAGCATCAGCCGCACGATCTCGATCAGCATCAGCCCGAACGAAATCGGCGCCATCATCACCACCGGCCAGGCCGGCCAGTAGCCGGTGCCGATCTGCAACTGCCGGCCGCTGTCGATCGCCACCAGCGTGAACTTGCCCGCATACCAGAGCACGATCGCATAGACGGCCGCCTCGACAAGGAGCACGAAGGCCGAGATCGCCTTGCCGAGCGGTCCCGGCGCCAGGCTCGACAGCACCTCGAGACGCGGAAAGGCGCCCTCGCGGTGCGCCAGCGGCAGGCCCCAGAACACCATCAGCGGAAACAACGCCGCCTCGATCATGTTGTAGCCGCCGGGCACGAGATCGGCACCGAGCACGTAGCGGCCATAGACGGTGACGACCGTCAGGATCAGGATGGCGAACAGGCACAGACCGCCGCCGATGGCGGCGAGCGACCACTGGATGTGCTCGAAGGCGCGCAACAGTCCCCGCATCTTACTGGATCCTGCTCGGCAGCCAGGTCACCACGGCCGGGAACTCGATCATCACGGCCGACACGACGATCGCCGCGACCAGGGCGAACAGCCCGGTTCGGTTGAAGATCGGCGCCACCGGATGACGTGCGGCGGCGCAGGCGGCATAGGTGGACAGGCCGACCGGGGGCGTGAGCAGGCCGAGCGAGATCATGAAGCAGGCCATGACGCCGAACCACAGCAGGTCGACCTGGGCTGCGGCCAGCACCGGCATGATGATCGGGATCAGCAGCACCATGACAGCCGCCGATTCCAGGAACAGCCCGAACACGAAGAAGGCGAGGAGCAGGAGCGTCACCAGCAGGCTCGGGCTTGCCAGCAGAGGCTCCAACAGTGCGAGCAGCTCGCGCGGCGCCCGCGAGAGCGACAGGAACCGCCCGAAGATCTGGGCGCCGATGACGATGATCATCAGCATCGACGTGACCTTCACCGAATCGACCAACGCAGCGGCGATGTCGCGCAGGCCGATCCGACGCATCGCCAGCATGCCGATCAGGGCGACGAAGGCGCCGACCGCGCCGGCTTCGGCCGCGGTGATGATCCCGCCATAGATGCCGCCGAACACCACCGTCATCAGCGCCAGCACGAACACGAAGGCGGCGAGGCTTTGCGGCGAGACGGCGGTCGCCTCCATCGTCGGCGAGGCATCACGGTCGGTTTCGCCGAACAGATAGAGGCAGGCGATATAGACGAGGATGCACAGCACGCCGGGCAGCATCGCCCCGATGAACAGGTGTCCGACCGGCACCAGCGTCAGCGAGCCGTAGAGGATCATGATGATCGAGGGCGGGATGATCGCCGACAGCGAGCCGGCGACGGCGGATAGCGCGATCGAGAACCGTCGCGTGTAGCCGACCGCCTGCAGCTGCGGCGCCGCCATGGTGGCGAGCGCCGCCGCAGTGGCGGCGCCGGACCCCGACACCGCGCCGAGCAGCCCGCCCGAGATGATGGTGGCCGCGCCGAGCGGGAAGCGCCGTCGGCCGGCGAGGCGGTAGCCCACCCGGAACAGGTCCTCCACCACCCGCCCGCGCAGCAGGAACTGCGCCATCAGCAGATAGAGCGGAATGATCGACAGCGAGTACGAGGAGGCGGTCGCGATGATGTCGGGCGCAAGCAGCCCGTCGAACAGCCGCGTTCCGCGCATCAGCCACATGCCGAGGATGCCGGTGCCGAGCAGTACGGTCGCGACATTCTGACCGAGCACCAGGAACACACCGAACCAGGCGGTCGCGAACAGCAGGGCCTCGTGCGTCGGCATGCAGGACCTCTCCAAATCCGGCGGGGGCGTTGCCACCCGCGCGTACCATGGCCGACCCATCCTCGCTCATGCCGGCCGGGCGCGGCAGCGTTTTGAGACGGGGATCGGTGCGGCCATCCCTCGGAAGCGATAGCGCCGCGATCCCGGACCGCTGCGGACGCGGCGTCCGGGATCACTGCGATGGTGGGCCTTGCCGTCAGTCGGCCAGCAGTTCCTTGACGCCTTCGGGCAGGACACCGCCCTCGGCCTGGATCAGCTCCGCCCAGAGCTTCGCGGCGGCGCGAGCGGGATGGCCATTGGCCTCGGTCTGCTCGATCCACTGCGCCCAGGTGTCGCGCGCGGCGGTGGCGATGTGCGCCTGGAGCTCGGGCGACAGGTCTTCCACCATCAGGAACACCGCGCCCTTGCCCTCTGCCTCGGCCCGCACCTCGTCGGCCTGCGCCTCGATGAACTCGGCATTCTTTAGCGCGGTCTCGCGGGCGATGCGGTCGAAGGCCTGCTTCTGCGCGTCGGTCAGCCGGTCCCAGGCCTGCTGCGAGATCGCGTGGTAGGATTCCCAGTGGCCGAGCGCCACGCCGTCGATGGTGAACTTCAGCGTGTCGGTGAGCGAGTAGGACTTCCAGTCGGCGACCGACAGCAGGATGCCCTCGATGGTCTTGCGCGACAGCGCCTCGTAGGCCTGCGCAGCCGGCATCGTCACCGGGGTGACGCCGAGCCGCTCCAGCGTCATCGTCTGCAGCGCGGCGCCGGCCCGCATCGGCAGACCCTGGAAGTCGGCCGGCGTCCGGATCTCCTTGCCCGAGGTCGAGATCGCATAGGCCCCGGTCGCACCCAGTGCCCAGGCGACGATGCCCTTGTCGCCGATCTCGTAGTCATAGAACGTCTTGCCGTCCTTCAGTTCAACGTCACTGTCGAGCAGGTTCTGGAAGGCCCGGGTGACTGCCGGAGAGTCGGTGTTGTAGACCGGCAGCTGGGTGATGTCCGACAGCGGGAATATGCCCGGATGATAGGGCGCCAGCAGCGGCGAGGCGACGTCCACCGTTCCCCCCTGCAGCGCATCGAGGTCGCGGCCGATGCCGACCAGCTCGCCGGCATAGAAGCGGGTGAAGGTGACGTCCGTCTCGGCCTCCATCGCATCGGCGAACGGATCGAGGAACTGGCCCGTCCAGAAGTGCACCTGCGGCAGCGAGGAGGAGATCGTCAGCTCCACGGCGGAAGCTCCGGGAGCGACGGTGCTGGTGGCGAGGGTCGCTATGGCAGCGAGGGCGGCGAGTCCCTTTCGGGTGGTGGCGGTCATAGGCGTGGTCTCCCTTTGGTTGTTTCGTTTGACGACGTTCAGGCCCCGCGCCGGTTCGGCGCCGGGTCGTTGTTGGTCAGCCATCGCTGACGAATCCGAGTTCGCTGCGCAGCAGTCGCTTCATCACCTTGCCGTTGGCATTGCGCGGCAGCGGATCGACCCGGAAGGTGAAGCTCTCGGGACACTGGTAGTCGGCGAGTTCGGCCGCGCAGTGGGCGGCCAGCGCTGCCTCGTCGGGCGTCACGTCGCCGGCGAGCGTCACCACTGCGTGCACGCGCTCGCCGAGGATCGGACAGGGTTTGGCAATGACGGCGGCCTCGCGCACGCCGGGCGCCGCCAGCAGCACACTCTCCACCTGCGCGGTGAAGATCTTGTAGCCGCCGCGGTTGATCATGTCCTTCTTGCGGTCGTGGACGTAGACGAAGCCGTCGGCATCCTTCGAACCGATGTCGCCGGAT encodes:
- a CDS encoding extracellular solute-binding protein translates to MSAPHYLGLTWDHPRGYNALAAAAAALDPVRDGLSIAWSRQPLEGFESHPIDDLAARFDIVVIDHPHVGEAVAKDCFFALEDLFAAAEIAGWSTATIGPCLLSYRYAGRHWALPLDAATQVMACRPERLDEALPRTWDEVVTVARRRPVALSLAGPHAILSFMSLCVALGEPPASRDPGRFVSAETGTAALEIMAALAATTPDWTKPLNPIGLLEAMAQDADLALVPLVYGYVNYAAPADPARLAVRFADAPVVAGVGRPGSTLGGTGIAVSRRAEVTPALLDHLRWLMSSETQTAFIPAHDGQPSRRDAWADAAVNARWGGFYRDTAATLEAAWVRPRFHGYIPFQTRASAILREALSARTPAAATLARLQDAYAAARPDGAEI
- a CDS encoding enoyl-CoA hydratase/isomerase family protein produces the protein MDTVTLDVDGHVAVITLNRADKLNAMTPEMTDALRRHVAAVNGDDDVRAVVLTGAGQKAFCAGSDIRELDAYPTAWSFRGRPDYCDAVRSLTKPSIAAVNGYAFGGGLEMALSCDIRIASANARFAAPEIKLGWIGGGGMTALLAHSIGPSNAALMVMTGDPIAAERALSWGLISEIVEPDMLIGRAREIAATIASRAPIAAETAKLNLKAAFAMPLENAIQYERDLQTVCFATEDAAEGRRAFKEKRPPVFRRR
- a CDS encoding aldehyde dehydrogenase family protein; this encodes MTARHDNLIGGKWVQGSEYAPNVNPSDLSDIVGEYARATAADTHAAIAAAKDALHAWSRSTPQQRFDLLDAAGTRILAEKERLGRLLSREEGKTLAEGIGEAARAGQIFKFFAGEALRSGGEAITSVRPGVGIEITREAVGVVGLITPWNFPIAIPAWKIAPALAWGNTVVLKPADLVPGSAHALVEILVDAGLPAGVLNLVMGRGSVVGEAIIGSPDVNAISFTGSVQTGKRIALACAESGKKLQMEMGGKNPLVVLDDADLDVAVGAAVNGAFFSTGQRCTASSRLIVTEKIHDRFVEAMTAKLKTLRIDNALKQGTDIGPVVDEKQLEQDLRYIALAREEGCEVIGGERLNRETEGYYLAPALLVGANNRMRTSREEIFGPVASVIKVGDYDEALAVANDTDFGLSAGICTTSLKYASHFKRNAEAGMVMVNLPTAGVDYHVPFGGRKGSSHGPREQGAYAREFYTTVKTAYTLAG
- a CDS encoding enoyl-CoA hydratase/isomerase family protein, which translates into the protein MTRPDPRGDAVFERATDRMAMLRHDRPQRLTAMTRAGMRHLATLLQEIGEDPTVGVAILSGSGRGVCAGLDISGGELDVQGAARDIAECSALQETCAGAIPIRTRPRRDDADDDTGRADRAGLPGPIQPA
- a CDS encoding TRAP transporter small permease, whose amino-acid sequence is MRGLLRAFEHIQWSLAAIGGGLCLFAILILTVVTVYGRYVLGADLVPGGYNMIEAALFPLMVFWGLPLAHREGAFPRLEVLSSLAPGPLGKAISAFVLLVEAAVYAIVLWYAGKFTLVAIDSGRQLQIGTGYWPAWPVVMMAPISFGLMLIEIVRLMLRELRSVLAAD